The genomic region ACGGGATATGTCCGAGGCCCAGACCGTACGCCTCAGTTACGAGGACGGCCTTCGAGCCGTCGAGCTGGCGCGCGAAGCGATCGAGTCCTACGTCCGTCACGGCCAGCGCGAACAGCCGGGCAGCATGCGCGAGGCGTTCTACCAGCGGACCGGGGCGCTGGTGCGCATCGAATCGACCCGCGGGCGGGGTAGCCTGCGGGGCTGTGCCGGGTCGTATCAGTCGAGCGATCAGTTGGGCCACGTCATCGTCGATTCCGCGATCGCCGCCGCCAGCGAGGACTCGTGTGGGTCGGAACTCAACGCCGCCGAACTCGGCAGCGTGGCGGTCTCGGCCTGCATCGTCCGCGAGGTCCTCCTCACCGACGACCCGCTCGCCGACCTCGAACTCGGCCGGCACGGGGTCGCGATCGACGCCGGCAACCGGGGCGGCTGGCTCTATCCGACGATCCCCGTCGAGAACGACTGGAGCGCCAACGAGTACCTCGATCGCACCTGCCGGAAGGCCGGGTTGGCGCCGACCGCCTGGCGGGACGACGACGCGATGGTCGTCCTCTTCGGCGGCGAGGTGTTCCGCGAGCGCGAACCCAACGGCTCGGTCGAGCACCTCTCGAACCTATAACACGTCCGCAGCGTCCTCTCGCAGCCGTTCTTCCGCCGCGCCGATGTCGAACTCGCGGACGATCTCGCCCTCGGCGATCAGCGGTTCCAACAGCGCCTCCCCGTCCGCACCCTCCCGATCCGCGAGGGCGACGTGGTGGCCGCCCTCGGCCGTCCTGTAGACCTCCTTGACGCCGGGGAGCTTTCCCCGCTTCGAGATCGCCTCGCCCTCGATCTCGACGATGTCGAGCGCGAAGTCGACGGGGTCGGCGCTCGTGATCGCGCCGCCGACGCCGAACCCCTCGGCGACGTCCCGGAGTTCGCGCAGGTCAGCGGGACCGAGGCCGCCCGAGGCGAAGATCCCCACGTCGTCGTAGCCCCGCGAGTCGAGGTGCCAGCGAAGCTCCTTGAGAATGTGCTCGAAATCGCCGCGCCGGGAGCCGGTGGTGTCGATGCGCACGCTGTCGAGGTCGTCGCCGAGCGCCTCGATCGCGCCGAGCACCTCCTCGATCTCGTCGGAGAAGGTGTCACAGAGCGCGATCCGGGGGACCGCGTCGGGGACCGCCTCGTCGAACGCCCTGAAGGCGTCGCCCTGATTGCCCCGGCCGTAACAGAGCAGCAGCGCGTGGGGCATCGTCCCGCCGGCCTCTCTCCCCAGAACCTCGCCGGCGGCCACGTGGGAGAAGCCGTCGAGGCCGGCGACCAGCGCCGCCCGCTCAACGGTCGGCGCGAGCATCGGGTGGAGGTGGCGCGCGCCGAAGGAGAGTACCTGCGAGTCGGGGGCCGCCCGCCGGACGTCCAGCGCCGCGCTGAGGAAGGCGCTGGCCTGCGAGAGGAACCCGAGGATGGAGGTCTCGAAGCGCGCGAACTCCAGGTAGGGCCCCTCGATCCGCACGACCGGCCCGCCGTCGAACAGCCGTCCCTCGCGGAGCGCGTGGACCGTGAGGTCACGCCCCGACAGCAGGTGGGCGACGTCCTTCACGCCGCCGAACGCCTCGAAGGTCCCCGTGGGAAACTGGTCTGCGGTCACCTCCGCGACGACGCGGGGGTTTTTATCCGCATACTCGAGCGTCGTCTCGGTCCGCAGGAAGTAGGCGTCGGTCGCGGTGCCCTCGCGGATCGCCTCCGGCGAGAGCGTCTCGAAGGGGTTGTCCATGTGCCGGATTCGGGGGGCGACCTCGAAAAAACCACGTGGTTCTCGGGAATCCGTGGCACTCGTTGGGGCAACCTGTTTTCTTTCTCAGGAGGTGCTTCTAACAAGTGTACAAGGAAACTCACATAGTATTATCTGAGGTTATATACCTCGTATTTATCCCTAGAGACACTGCGGCACTCCCTTATGTCCTCTACGGCTAAAACACTATGTTCGTATTTTCCAGATCAGCATGAATTTATAAGCCACGAACAAGATCTATGACATAAATGATTGAGATTAGCAATCTTGTTAAATACTCAATATCTACGATGTTATTTGTAATAATTGGGGGTGCTATTGGAAACACAATATCAGGAATTTTTGGATTTCCATATTGGCCAACTGTCTCAATATCTGTAGCAATTAGATTTGGATTAGGGATGAAATTGGTGACTGATAGAGATGTTGACAATTCGACTATCAGCAAGGAGAACGTGAGTACAGAAAATGAATCTGACGAAGAAAACATAGAATGGGAAGATAACAACAAATACATAGATATAGATTCTCAGTCAGATAGCGCTATTTCTGAGATGAATAAACGTCAGAACAGTAAGTATTCTATAGGAAAGTCAAATGAAGAAATTCTCAAAGAGCAAGTGGGCCGAATAAACGACTATGTTTCTGTTCTTGAGAATAACATAATACGGATATTGGACGAGCCTGGGCCGGATCCATATAGGACAATGTTATTGTACGTTATTGGCGCTAGGTATTCCTTCGCTGAAGGATATCGAGAGTCTCCAATAGTGTACAGTAATGAACTGAAATCACATTTCAGATACAACAATACTGATATTGACGTATTTATTAGGAGAGTTCCATCGACATTCTATACCTATAATGGGCCA from Halalkalicoccus sp. NIPERK01 harbors:
- a CDS encoding TIGR00296 family protein; translation: MSEAQTVRLSYEDGLRAVELAREAIESYVRHGQREQPGSMREAFYQRTGALVRIESTRGRGSLRGCAGSYQSSDQLGHVIVDSAIAAASEDSCGSELNAAELGSVAVSACIVREVLLTDDPLADLELGRHGVAIDAGNRGGWLYPTIPVENDWSANEYLDRTCRKAGLAPTAWRDDDAMVVLFGGEVFREREPNGSVEHLSNL
- a CDS encoding nicotinate phosphoribosyltransferase, whose product is MDNPFETLSPEAIREGTATDAYFLRTETTLEYADKNPRVVAEVTADQFPTGTFEAFGGVKDVAHLLSGRDLTVHALREGRLFDGGPVVRIEGPYLEFARFETSILGFLSQASAFLSAALDVRRAAPDSQVLSFGARHLHPMLAPTVERAALVAGLDGFSHVAAGEVLGREAGGTMPHALLLCYGRGNQGDAFRAFDEAVPDAVPRIALCDTFSDEIEEVLGAIEALGDDLDSVRIDTTGSRRGDFEHILKELRWHLDSRGYDDVGIFASGGLGPADLRELRDVAEGFGVGGAITSADPVDFALDIVEIEGEAISKRGKLPGVKEVYRTAEGGHHVALADREGADGEALLEPLIAEGEIVREFDIGAAEERLREDAADVL